One genomic region from Grus americana isolate bGruAme1 chromosome 15, bGruAme1.mat, whole genome shotgun sequence encodes:
- the SREBF1 gene encoding sterol regulatory element-binding protein 1 isoform X1: MSVLAFDDGALEGLTPSLGLSGASDIDTALLSDIDDMLQLINTQDNDFSGLFDLPFAAPDSAVPPGLPSAPGTLGTYLGPNKPPPAAPTGSVYPGPSGMAAFTPQPPAPLLPAPAPGVKEEPAALPSSQPQPGMMLAPSFVPASPSQFSPQPLVGYQNQHSFSAVQPGGAGQALPSPLPAPQPGQPVALPGPVQSVAPQQLLAPAAPAAPAAQPVSPQIQPVPVLLQPHFIKADSLLLTAVKTDAGSAKTSSIASLATSASGSATPLQVPALVSGGTILATVPLVVDAEKLPINRLAPSGKPALVQSRGEKRTAHNAIEKRYRSSINDKIVELKDLVVGTEAKLNKSAILRKAIEYIRFLQQSNQKLKQENLALKMAVQKNQSLKDLVASCSGGAKAEAPMEVVKAEVMEMLTPPPSDVGSPSHSSPLSLSGGSSNSSSDSEPDSPLCDHGKVKQERLPPSPSSQGMLDRSRMALCAFVFLCLSFNPLASLLRGSGAPAPVGTSGTAGPGRSIMAESGTVEEPWGWSQWLWPTLAFWALNAALVLGAVVRLFVCGEPVTRPHSEPSVLFWRHRRQADLDLDRGDFAQGAQHLRTALGALGRPLPASHGDLACSLLWTLLRHLLQRLWVGRWLAARAGGLRPDPPTPDHVHQSARDAAMAYHRLHQLHLAGKQAGGHLLAINLALSAVNLAECAGDAISVAALAEIYVAAALRVKASLHRCFHFLARPFLCSARRVALSHGGAVPPAMQWLCHPLGHRFFVDGDWAVKGVPRETIYSSAGNPVDPLAQVTQLFREHLLEKALCCVAMPEPGRPAAQGEGRFSSALEYLQLLNGCSDASGVPSPAPSISSGLAAITGEASVSPWGCFVWGARGVVDTPLPCPSHPAGTDPVSKWWASIIGTVIHWLQGDEEGAERLYPLVETMPRALQSSEKPLPRAALHSFRAVRAMLSKQDGSQASLSHCEKASSCLRESLELGSPPKGTIDKAVQLLLCDLLLVTRTNLWQQQMSISQQRSCLYQASALELRGFQQDLSSLRRLAQTLRPAMRRVFLHEATARLMARASPTRTHQLLDRSLRRRGVQGSKTAGEPESHPTPREHAEALLLACCYLPPSFLSGPGQRVGMLAEAARTLEKLGDKRMLHDCQQMIIKLGSGTTVTSG; encoded by the exons ACATGCTCCAGCTGATCAACACGCAGGACAATGACTTCTCGGGGCTGTTTGATTTGCCGTTCGCTGCCCCTGACAGCGCCGTGCCCCCggggctcccctctgccccggGCACCCTCGGCACCTACCTGGGACCCAACAagcctccccccgccgcccccaccGGCAGCGTCTACCCGGGGCCCTCTGGGATGGCAGCCTtcaccccgcagcccccagccccgctcctgccgGCGCCAGCCCCGGGTGTCAAGGAGGAGCCGGCggccctgcccagcagccagccccagcccggcaTGATGCTGGCCCCCAGCTTTGTTCCTGCGTCCCCCAGCCAGTTCAGTCCCCAGCCCTTGGTGGGCTACCAGAACCAGCACAGCTTCTCCG CCGTGCAGCCCGGGGGTGCGGGGCAggccctgcccagccccctgcctgccccacagccGGGCCAGCCCGTGGCACTGCCTGGCCCCGTGCAGAGTGTGGCaccgcagcagctcctggcccccgccgctcccgccgctcCCGCTGCCCAGCCCGTCTCGCCCCAGATCCAGCCAGTGCCG gtcctgctgcaaCCCCATTTCATCAAGGCTGACTCCCTGCTGCTGACGGCCGTCAAGACGGACGCCGGCAGTGCCAAGACCTCCAGCATCGCCTCCCTGGCCACCAGCGCCAGCGGCTCTGCCACCCCGCTGCAGGTGCCG GCGTTGGTGAGCGGAGGGACCATCCTGGCCACGGTGCCGCTGGTGGTGGATGCCGAGAAGCTGCCCATCAACCGGCTGGCGCCCAGCGGGAAGCCGGCACTGGTCCAGAGCAGGGGTGAGAAGCGCACGGCGCACAACGCCATCGAGAAACGCTACCGCTCCTCCATCAACGACAAGATCGTGGAGCTCAAGGACCTGGTGGTGGGCACGGAGGCCAAG CTCAACAAGTCAGCGATCCTGAGGAAGGCGATCGAATACATCCgcttcctgcagcagagcaaCCAGAAGCTGAAGCAGGAGAACCTCGCCCTGAAGATGGCTGTGCAGAAGAACC AGTCCCTGAAGGACCTGGTGGCCTCCTGCAGCGGGGGGGCCAAGGCGGAGGCCCCCATGGAGGTGGTGAAGGCAGAGGTGATGGAGATGCTGACGCCACCACCCTCGGACGTGGGCTCGCCGTCCCACAGCAGCCCACTCTCGCTCAGCGGgggcagcagcaacagcagcagcgaCTCGGAGCCTGACAGTCCCCTCTGCGACCATGGCAAG GTGAAGCAGGAGCGCCTGCCGCCCTcacccagcagccagggcaTGCTGGACCGTTCCCGCATGGCCCTCTGCGCCTTCgtcttcctctgcctctccttcaaCCCCCTGGCCTCCCTTCTCCGGGGCTCTGGTGCCCCAGCCCCTGTGGGGACCTCGGGCACTGCTGGCCCTGGCAGGAGCATCATGGCTGAGTCTGGCACCGTGG AGGAGCCGTGGGGGTGGTCGCAGTGGCTGTGGCCCACGCTGGCCTTCTGGGCGCTGAATGCGGCGCTGGTGCTGGGCGCGGTGGTGCGGCTCTTCGTCTGCGGGGAGCCCGTCACCCGCCCCCACTCCGAGCCCTCCGTCCTCTTCTGGCGGCACCGCCGGCAGGCCGACCTTGACCTCGACCGG GGGGACTTTGCGCAGGGGGCCCAGCACCTGCGGACGGCGCTGGGGGCGCTGGGGCGGCCGCTGCCCGCCTCCCACGGGGACCTGGCCTGCAGCCTGCTCTGGACCCTGCTGCGGCACCTGCTCCAGCGCCTCTGGGTGGGCCGCTGGCTGGCCGCCCGCGCCGGGGGGCTGCGCCCCGACCCTCCGACCCCCGACCACGTCCACCAGAGTGCCCGCGACGCCGCCATGGCCTACCACCGCCTGCACCAGCTCCACCTCGCCG GGAAGCAGGCCGGGGGGCACCTGCTGGCCATCAACCTGGCGCTAAGTGCCGTCAACCTGGCCGAGTGCGCCGGCGACGCCATCTCTGTGGCTGCCCTGGCTGAGATCTACGTGGCAGCCGCCCTGCGGGTCAAGGCCAGCCTGCACCGCTGCTTCCACTTCTTAGCC CGCCCCTTCCTCTGCAGCGCCCGGCGTGTGGCCCTGTCCCATGGCGGGGCCGTGCCCCCTGCCATGCAGTGGCTCTGCCACCCCTTGGGCCACCGCTTCTTCGTCGATGGGGACTGGGCCGTCAAGGGTGTCCCAAGAGAAACCatctacagctctgctggcaacCCAG TGGACCCGTTGGCGCAGGTGACCCAGCTCTTCCGCGAGCATCTCCTGGAGAAGGCGCTGTGCTGCGTGGCCATGCCTGAGCCTGGCCGCCCTGCTGCCCAGGGAGAGGG gcGGTTCTCCAGCGCACTCGAGTACCTCCAGCTGCTCAACGGCTGCTCCGACGCCAGCGGTGTGCCCAGTCCCGCACCCTCCATCAGCTCTGGCTTGGCGGCCATCACAGGTGAGGCCAGCGTGTCCCCCTGGGGATGCTTTGTGTGGGGGGCCAGGGGAGTGGTGGACACCCCGCTCCCGTGTCCCTCCCACCCCGCAGGCACCGACCCCGTGTCCAAGTGGTGGGCGTCCATCATTGGCACAGTTATTCACTGGCTGcagggagatgaggagggggccGAGCGCCTCTACCCGCTGGTGGAGACCATGCCCCGGGCGCTGCAGAGCTCTGA GAAGCCCCTGCCCCGCGCTGCCCTGCATTCCTTCAGGGCTGTCCGGGCCATGCTGAGCAAGCAGGACGGGAGCCAGGCCAGCCTGAGCCACTGCGAGAaggccagcagctgcctgcgggagagcctggagctgggcagcccccCCAAGGGCACCATCGACAAG gcggtccagctcctgctgtgcGATCTGCTCCTTGTCACCCGCACCAACctgtggcagcagcagatgaGCATCAGCCAGCAGCGCAGCTGCCTCTACCAGGCGTCCGCGCTCGAGCTCCGCGGCTTCCAGCAGGACCTCAGCAGCCTGCGGCGCCTGGCCCAGACCCTGCGCCCCGCCATGCGCCGG GTGTTCCTGCACGAAGCCACCGCCAGGCTCATGGCCCGGGCCAGCCCCACACGCACCCACCAGCTGCTGGACCGCAGCCTGCGGAGGAGAGGGGTGCAGGGCAGCAAAACAG CCGGCGAGCCAGAGAGCCACCCCACGCCACGGGAGCACGCTGaggccctgctgctggcctgcTGCTACCTCCCACCCAGCTTCCTCTCGGGGCCGGGCCAGCGTGTGGGCATGCTGGCCGAGGCCGCCCGCACCCTGGAGAAGCTGGGCGACAAACGGATGCTGCACGACTGCCAGCAGATGATCATCAAGCTGGGCAGTGGCACCACTGTCACATCGGGCTAG
- the SREBF1 gene encoding sterol regulatory element-binding protein 1 isoform X2: MSVLAFDDGALEGLTPSLGLSGASDIDTALLSDIDDMLQLINTQDNDFSGLFDLPFAAPDSAVPPGLPSAPGTLGTYLGPNKPPPAAPTGSVYPGPSGMAAFTPQPPAPLLPAPAPGVKEEPAALPSSQPQPGMMLAPSFVPASPSQFSPQPLVGYQNQHSFSAVQPGGAGQALPSPLPAPQPGQPVALPGPVQSVAPQQLLAPAAPAAPAAQPVSPQIQPVPVLLQPHFIKADSLLLTAVKTDAGSAKTSSIASLATSASGSATPLQVPALVSGGTILATVPLVVDAEKLPINRLAPSGKPALVQSRGEKRTAHNAIEKRYRSSINDKIVELKDLVVGTEAKLNKSAILRKAIEYIRFLQQSNQKLKQENLALKMAVQKNQSLKDLVASCSGGAKAEAPMEVVKAEVMEMLTPPPSDVGSPSHSSPLSLSGGSSNSSSDSEPDSPLCDHGKVKQERLPPSPSSQGMLDRSRMALCAFVFLCLSFNPLASLLRGSGAPAPVGTSGTAGPGRSIMAESGTVEEPWGWSQWLWPTLAFWALNAALVLGAVVRLFVCGEPVTRPHSEPSVLFWRHRRQADLDLDRGDFAQGAQHLRTALGALGRPLPASHGDLACSLLWTLLRHLLQRLWVGRWLAARAGGLRPDPPTPDHVHQSARDAAMAYHRLHQLHLAGKQAGGHLLAINLALSAVNLAECAGDAISVAALAEIYVAAALRVKASLHRCFHFLARPFLCSARRVALSHGGAVPPAMQWLCHPLGHRFFVDGDWAVKGVPRETIYSSAGNPVDPLAQVTQLFREHLLEKALCCVAMPEPGRPAAQGEGRRFSSALEYLQLLNGCSDASGVPSPAPSISSGLAAITGTDPVSKWWASIIGTVIHWLQGDEEGAERLYPLVETMPRALQSSEKPLPRAALHSFRAVRAMLSKQDGSQASLSHCEKASSCLRESLELGSPPKGTIDKAVQLLLCDLLLVTRTNLWQQQMSISQQRSCLYQASALELRGFQQDLSSLRRLAQTLRPAMRRVFLHEATARLMARASPTRTHQLLDRSLRRRGVQGSKTAGEPESHPTPREHAEALLLACCYLPPSFLSGPGQRVGMLAEAARTLEKLGDKRMLHDCQQMIIKLGSGTTVTSG; this comes from the exons ACATGCTCCAGCTGATCAACACGCAGGACAATGACTTCTCGGGGCTGTTTGATTTGCCGTTCGCTGCCCCTGACAGCGCCGTGCCCCCggggctcccctctgccccggGCACCCTCGGCACCTACCTGGGACCCAACAagcctccccccgccgcccccaccGGCAGCGTCTACCCGGGGCCCTCTGGGATGGCAGCCTtcaccccgcagcccccagccccgctcctgccgGCGCCAGCCCCGGGTGTCAAGGAGGAGCCGGCggccctgcccagcagccagccccagcccggcaTGATGCTGGCCCCCAGCTTTGTTCCTGCGTCCCCCAGCCAGTTCAGTCCCCAGCCCTTGGTGGGCTACCAGAACCAGCACAGCTTCTCCG CCGTGCAGCCCGGGGGTGCGGGGCAggccctgcccagccccctgcctgccccacagccGGGCCAGCCCGTGGCACTGCCTGGCCCCGTGCAGAGTGTGGCaccgcagcagctcctggcccccgccgctcccgccgctcCCGCTGCCCAGCCCGTCTCGCCCCAGATCCAGCCAGTGCCG gtcctgctgcaaCCCCATTTCATCAAGGCTGACTCCCTGCTGCTGACGGCCGTCAAGACGGACGCCGGCAGTGCCAAGACCTCCAGCATCGCCTCCCTGGCCACCAGCGCCAGCGGCTCTGCCACCCCGCTGCAGGTGCCG GCGTTGGTGAGCGGAGGGACCATCCTGGCCACGGTGCCGCTGGTGGTGGATGCCGAGAAGCTGCCCATCAACCGGCTGGCGCCCAGCGGGAAGCCGGCACTGGTCCAGAGCAGGGGTGAGAAGCGCACGGCGCACAACGCCATCGAGAAACGCTACCGCTCCTCCATCAACGACAAGATCGTGGAGCTCAAGGACCTGGTGGTGGGCACGGAGGCCAAG CTCAACAAGTCAGCGATCCTGAGGAAGGCGATCGAATACATCCgcttcctgcagcagagcaaCCAGAAGCTGAAGCAGGAGAACCTCGCCCTGAAGATGGCTGTGCAGAAGAACC AGTCCCTGAAGGACCTGGTGGCCTCCTGCAGCGGGGGGGCCAAGGCGGAGGCCCCCATGGAGGTGGTGAAGGCAGAGGTGATGGAGATGCTGACGCCACCACCCTCGGACGTGGGCTCGCCGTCCCACAGCAGCCCACTCTCGCTCAGCGGgggcagcagcaacagcagcagcgaCTCGGAGCCTGACAGTCCCCTCTGCGACCATGGCAAG GTGAAGCAGGAGCGCCTGCCGCCCTcacccagcagccagggcaTGCTGGACCGTTCCCGCATGGCCCTCTGCGCCTTCgtcttcctctgcctctccttcaaCCCCCTGGCCTCCCTTCTCCGGGGCTCTGGTGCCCCAGCCCCTGTGGGGACCTCGGGCACTGCTGGCCCTGGCAGGAGCATCATGGCTGAGTCTGGCACCGTGG AGGAGCCGTGGGGGTGGTCGCAGTGGCTGTGGCCCACGCTGGCCTTCTGGGCGCTGAATGCGGCGCTGGTGCTGGGCGCGGTGGTGCGGCTCTTCGTCTGCGGGGAGCCCGTCACCCGCCCCCACTCCGAGCCCTCCGTCCTCTTCTGGCGGCACCGCCGGCAGGCCGACCTTGACCTCGACCGG GGGGACTTTGCGCAGGGGGCCCAGCACCTGCGGACGGCGCTGGGGGCGCTGGGGCGGCCGCTGCCCGCCTCCCACGGGGACCTGGCCTGCAGCCTGCTCTGGACCCTGCTGCGGCACCTGCTCCAGCGCCTCTGGGTGGGCCGCTGGCTGGCCGCCCGCGCCGGGGGGCTGCGCCCCGACCCTCCGACCCCCGACCACGTCCACCAGAGTGCCCGCGACGCCGCCATGGCCTACCACCGCCTGCACCAGCTCCACCTCGCCG GGAAGCAGGCCGGGGGGCACCTGCTGGCCATCAACCTGGCGCTAAGTGCCGTCAACCTGGCCGAGTGCGCCGGCGACGCCATCTCTGTGGCTGCCCTGGCTGAGATCTACGTGGCAGCCGCCCTGCGGGTCAAGGCCAGCCTGCACCGCTGCTTCCACTTCTTAGCC CGCCCCTTCCTCTGCAGCGCCCGGCGTGTGGCCCTGTCCCATGGCGGGGCCGTGCCCCCTGCCATGCAGTGGCTCTGCCACCCCTTGGGCCACCGCTTCTTCGTCGATGGGGACTGGGCCGTCAAGGGTGTCCCAAGAGAAACCatctacagctctgctggcaacCCAG TGGACCCGTTGGCGCAGGTGACCCAGCTCTTCCGCGAGCATCTCCTGGAGAAGGCGCTGTGCTGCGTGGCCATGCCTGAGCCTGGCCGCCCTGCTGCCCAGGGAGAGGG caggcGGTTCTCCAGCGCACTCGAGTACCTCCAGCTGCTCAACGGCTGCTCCGACGCCAGCGGTGTGCCCAGTCCCGCACCCTCCATCAGCTCTGGCTTGGCGGCCATCACAG GCACCGACCCCGTGTCCAAGTGGTGGGCGTCCATCATTGGCACAGTTATTCACTGGCTGcagggagatgaggagggggccGAGCGCCTCTACCCGCTGGTGGAGACCATGCCCCGGGCGCTGCAGAGCTCTGA GAAGCCCCTGCCCCGCGCTGCCCTGCATTCCTTCAGGGCTGTCCGGGCCATGCTGAGCAAGCAGGACGGGAGCCAGGCCAGCCTGAGCCACTGCGAGAaggccagcagctgcctgcgggagagcctggagctgggcagcccccCCAAGGGCACCATCGACAAG gcggtccagctcctgctgtgcGATCTGCTCCTTGTCACCCGCACCAACctgtggcagcagcagatgaGCATCAGCCAGCAGCGCAGCTGCCTCTACCAGGCGTCCGCGCTCGAGCTCCGCGGCTTCCAGCAGGACCTCAGCAGCCTGCGGCGCCTGGCCCAGACCCTGCGCCCCGCCATGCGCCGG GTGTTCCTGCACGAAGCCACCGCCAGGCTCATGGCCCGGGCCAGCCCCACACGCACCCACCAGCTGCTGGACCGCAGCCTGCGGAGGAGAGGGGTGCAGGGCAGCAAAACAG CCGGCGAGCCAGAGAGCCACCCCACGCCACGGGAGCACGCTGaggccctgctgctggcctgcTGCTACCTCCCACCCAGCTTCCTCTCGGGGCCGGGCCAGCGTGTGGGCATGCTGGCCGAGGCCGCCCGCACCCTGGAGAAGCTGGGCGACAAACGGATGCTGCACGACTGCCAGCAGATGATCATCAAGCTGGGCAGTGGCACCACTGTCACATCGGGCTAG